The Nocardia arthritidis genome has a window encoding:
- a CDS encoding TenA family protein: MSLAARLEAAGLPLIDAQLAHPTVAGIARGDLPERVFRSWLEQDYLFLLDYVRVFSRLAWQAPAAHLGDLVDLAHATFHDELTLHRSLAAEFGADLDGATKGQPCQEYTAFLLESAADYSDGLAALYPCMWGYSTLGAILARNPPADPRYRRWVDTYADPAFAALTRRCAQMLDEANPDPARAEALFAAGMRHELAFWTVPD; encoded by the coding sequence GTGAGTCTCGCCGCACGGCTGGAGGCGGCGGGGCTTCCGCTGATCGATGCGCAACTCGCGCACCCGACGGTGGCAGGGATCGCGCGCGGGGATCTGCCCGAGCGGGTGTTCCGGTCGTGGCTGGAACAGGATTACCTGTTCCTGCTCGACTACGTGCGGGTGTTCAGCAGGTTGGCCTGGCAGGCGCCCGCCGCGCACCTCGGCGATCTGGTCGACTTGGCGCACGCCACTTTTCACGACGAGCTGACGCTACATCGTTCGCTGGCCGCGGAATTCGGCGCCGACCTGGATGGTGCGACCAAAGGCCAACCGTGCCAGGAATATACGGCCTTCCTGCTCGAATCCGCCGCCGACTATTCCGACGGCCTGGCCGCCCTGTACCCGTGTATGTGGGGCTATTCGACGCTCGGCGCGATCCTCGCGCGGAACCCACCGGCCGACCCCCGCTACCGCCGCTGGGTCGACACCTATGCCGACCCGGCCTTCGCCGCCCTCACCCGCCGCTGCGCCCAGATGCTGGATGAGGCGAACCCGGATCCGGCCCGGGCGGAGGCGCTGTTCGCGGCGGGTATGCGCCACGAACTCGCCTTCTGGACCGTTCCCGACTGA
- a CDS encoding DUF1707 SHOCT-like domain-containing protein: MGQENLRASDGDREKIVEQLRLAMNEGRLSLHEFDDRLQKVYAARTYGELQPVLADLPVPRDKKVRLDKQKRPRAVPQWVIIMWIPWVAVNILILAIYLATGAGYFWPFWVEVPWGCALLIPTAIGIVVNKPTSA; encoded by the coding sequence GTGGGTCAGGAGAATCTGCGGGCGTCCGACGGCGACCGCGAGAAGATTGTCGAACAATTGCGGCTGGCCATGAATGAGGGCAGGCTGAGCCTGCACGAATTCGACGACCGGCTCCAAAAGGTCTATGCCGCAAGGACATACGGGGAATTGCAACCGGTGCTCGCGGATCTGCCCGTGCCCCGGGACAAGAAGGTCCGGCTGGATAAGCAGAAGCGGCCCAGGGCGGTGCCGCAGTGGGTGATCATCATGTGGATCCCCTGGGTCGCGGTCAACATACTCATTCTGGCCATCTATCTGGCCACCGGCGCGGGCTACTTCTGGCCGTTCTGGGTCGAGGTGCCGTGGGGTTGCGCGTTGCTCATCCCCACCGCCATCGGCATTGTCGTGAACAAGCCGACATCCGCGTAA
- a CDS encoding TetR/AcrR family transcriptional regulator produces MAETKAQRGRIDKRSAILEVAFDVFAERGYRQACVQEIANAAGVAKPTVYNHLNDKETLFQETVLAAADAMSAETVAAVDPLRDPGDVRAALTETALRLVRSCAGERGRALRRLANAQSAEFPNLIDEVMRRTTIRLREALSDRLARLVLAGALRQCDPTVAAEHLLALLTGPLEIRTHLGTRKPATAELRAIADAAVDTFLRAYT; encoded by the coding sequence GTGGCGGAGACGAAAGCCCAACGAGGCCGGATAGATAAGCGATCGGCGATCCTCGAGGTCGCCTTCGACGTCTTCGCCGAACGCGGCTACCGGCAAGCCTGCGTACAGGAGATCGCGAATGCGGCGGGCGTCGCCAAGCCCACCGTCTACAACCACCTCAACGACAAGGAAACCCTGTTCCAGGAGACGGTGCTGGCCGCCGCCGATGCCATGTCCGCGGAAACCGTCGCGGCCGTAGACCCGCTGCGCGATCCGGGTGACGTGCGCGCCGCGCTCACCGAAACCGCGCTGCGGCTGGTGCGCAGTTGCGCGGGTGAGCGCGGCCGAGCCCTGCGCCGCCTGGCCAACGCGCAGTCCGCGGAATTTCCGAATCTCATCGATGAGGTCATGCGGCGCACCACGATTCGGCTCCGCGAGGCGCTCTCCGATCGCCTCGCCCGCCTGGTGCTGGCGGGCGCGCTGCGCCAGTGCGACCCCACCGTCGCCGCCGAACATCTCCTCGCCCTGCTCACCGGCCCACTCGAAATACGCACCCACCTCGGCACCCGCAAACCCGCGACCGCCGAACTCCGCGCCATCGCCGACGCCGCCGTCGACACCTTCCTCCGCGCTTACACGTGA
- a CDS encoding ArsR/SmtB family transcription factor codes for MTTEATTHPHNPYRSPAPAPVPARTVLEDAGELLRALAAPVRIAIVLQLRESPRCVHELVDALGVTQPLVSQHLRILKSAGVVHGERSGREVLYELVDDHLAHIVVDAVAHAEEG; via the coding sequence ATGACCACCGAGGCCACCACCCACCCACACAACCCGTACCGCTCCCCTGCGCCCGCGCCGGTACCCGCGCGGACCGTGCTCGAGGACGCGGGGGAACTGCTGCGGGCGCTGGCCGCACCGGTCCGCATCGCCATCGTGCTGCAGCTGCGCGAGTCGCCACGCTGCGTCCACGAATTGGTCGACGCGCTAGGGGTCACCCAGCCGTTGGTCAGCCAGCATCTGCGCATTCTGAAATCGGCCGGCGTCGTCCACGGTGAGCGGTCGGGACGCGAGGTGCTCTACGAACTCGTCGACGATCACTTGGCGCATATCGTCGTCGACGCCGTCGCGCATGCCGAGGAAGGGTAA
- a CDS encoding molybdopterin-dependent oxidoreductase, whose product MRNGKLGSVADAAVGLAALGVGEAVAAVGGDSLIDTVGRALIDAAPTPVVEATVALSGRHDKEVTRIGVGAGAVAAAVGLAVLPERIRLLGAAVFGAGAAALATRRATRSGAAFTGAIAAAGVLGFGMRGRSRARGGSAESFGGSAGSLLVESLGGSAELLGGVADSRRRWPRTMLYAAAGVGLLAIAQRAQRARDRKQEQLIRAVGPMGALGVVPEDGLEDEPGLPALYTANERFYVADVNLRPPRLDPNRWRLAVTGLVAHPLRLSLNELALDAVEFDAVMVCVHNRPGQGRVGNARWFGVPLTELLAHALPDDNATRLVTKAVDGYTISLPLEPLRTGEWPGYLVIGMNGAPLPPEHGFPARVIVPGSYGQYAGAKWLTGLEITDDSQVDYWWRRGWPRGPLWISPQARIDVAAPGRIAAGTTTMAGVAWAPPNGVARVELRVGEGDWQTTDLGAELAPAAWRRWRITLPLPPGEHVVQARAIGNDGQVQEGVARPPFPNGPAGYHTLTVRV is encoded by the coding sequence ATGCGGAACGGGAAACTTGGTTCGGTCGCCGATGCGGCGGTCGGGCTCGCGGCGCTGGGGGTTGGCGAGGCGGTGGCGGCGGTCGGCGGCGATTCGCTGATCGACACGGTCGGCCGGGCGCTTATCGATGCCGCGCCGACTCCGGTCGTGGAGGCGACCGTCGCGCTGTCGGGGCGGCACGACAAGGAGGTCACGCGGATCGGGGTCGGGGCGGGCGCGGTGGCCGCCGCGGTCGGCTTGGCGGTGTTGCCGGAGCGGATTCGGTTACTCGGTGCGGCGGTGTTCGGGGCGGGTGCCGCGGCATTGGCGACGCGGCGGGCGACACGGTCCGGTGCGGCGTTCACCGGTGCGATTGCGGCCGCTGGTGTACTCGGATTCGGGATGCGCGGGCGTTCCCGTGCGCGGGGCGGTTCCGCCGAGTCGTTCGGCGGCTCGGCCGGTTCGCTGTTGGTCGAATCGCTCGGCGGTTCGGCGGAACTTCTTGGTGGCGTTGCCGATTCGCGCCGTAGGTGGCCCCGCACCATGCTGTATGCGGCTGCCGGTGTCGGCTTGCTCGCGATCGCCCAGCGGGCGCAACGGGCGCGGGATCGCAAGCAGGAGCAGTTGATTCGCGCCGTCGGGCCGATGGGCGCGCTCGGCGTCGTCCCCGAGGACGGGCTGGAGGACGAGCCGGGTCTGCCCGCGCTGTACACGGCCAACGAGCGCTTCTACGTCGCGGATGTGAACCTGCGCCCGCCGCGGCTGGATCCGAACCGCTGGCGGCTCGCCGTCACCGGTTTGGTCGCCCACCCGCTGCGCCTGTCGCTCAACGAATTGGCTTTGGACGCCGTCGAATTCGATGCGGTGATGGTGTGCGTGCACAATCGTCCAGGGCAGGGCCGGGTCGGCAACGCGCGCTGGTTCGGTGTGCCGCTCACCGAACTGCTCGCGCACGCGCTGCCCGACGACAATGCCACCCGGCTGGTGACCAAGGCGGTCGACGGCTACACGATCTCGCTGCCGTTGGAGCCGCTGCGCACCGGCGAATGGCCCGGCTATCTGGTGATCGGTATGAACGGCGCGCCGCTGCCACCCGAGCACGGATTCCCGGCCAGGGTTATCGTTCCCGGCAGCTACGGGCAGTACGCGGGCGCGAAATGGCTTACCGGGCTGGAGATCACGGACGACAGCCAGGTCGACTACTGGTGGCGGCGCGGCTGGCCCCGTGGGCCGCTGTGGATTTCGCCGCAGGCCCGCATCGATGTCGCCGCGCCGGGCCGGATCGCCGCGGGCACGACGACCATGGCCGGTGTCGCGTGGGCGCCGCCGAACGGCGTCGCGCGGGTGGAGCTGCGCGTAGGCGAAGGGGATTGGCAGACAACCGATCTCGGCGCCGAGCTGGCGCCGGCGGCGTGGCGGCGCTGGCGGATCACCCTGCCGCTGCCGCCCGGCGAACATGTGGTCCAGGCCCGTGCGATCGGCAACGACGGCCAGGTGCAGGAGGGGGTTGCGCGCCCGCCGTTTCCGAACGGGCCCGCCG
- a CDS encoding glycine--tRNA ligase: MAPKSKVDTVANLAKRRGLVYPCGEIYGGTKSAWDYGPLGVELKENIKKQWWRSMVTSREDVVGLDSSVILPRQVWVASGHVGVFNDPLVECLNCHHRHRQDHLQEAYAAKNKIDDPDSVSMELVACPDCGTVGKWTEPRDFNMMLKTYLGPIESEEGLHYLRPETAQGIFVNFANVMTTARKKPPFGIAQIGKSFRNEITPGNFIFRTREFEQMEMEFFVKPGEDEQWHQYWIDTRLAWYTDLGITSENLRLYEHPKEKLSHYSTRTVDIEYRFGFQGSEWGELEGVANRTDYDLKTHSEHSGTDLSYFDQTTNERYTPYVIEPAAGLTRSLMAFLVDAYAEDEAPNAKGGVDTRTVLRLDRRLSPVKAAVLPLSRNADLTPKAKDLAAQLRKNWNVEFDDAGAIGRRYRRQDEIGTPFCITVDFDTLEDQAVTVRERDSMTQERISLDRVEGYLAQHLLGA, from the coding sequence GTGGCACCCAAGTCGAAGGTGGACACCGTTGCCAACCTCGCCAAGCGCCGGGGGCTGGTGTACCCGTGCGGTGAGATCTACGGAGGCACCAAGTCGGCGTGGGACTACGGTCCGCTCGGCGTCGAGCTCAAGGAGAACATCAAGAAGCAGTGGTGGCGCTCGATGGTCACCAGCCGCGAGGATGTCGTCGGCCTCGATTCGTCGGTGATCCTGCCCCGGCAGGTGTGGGTGGCCTCCGGTCACGTCGGCGTCTTCAACGATCCGCTGGTCGAATGCCTCAACTGCCATCATCGGCACCGGCAGGACCACCTGCAGGAGGCGTACGCCGCCAAGAACAAGATCGACGATCCGGATTCGGTGTCGATGGAGCTCGTCGCGTGCCCGGACTGCGGCACCGTCGGCAAATGGACCGAGCCGCGCGATTTCAACATGATGCTCAAGACCTACCTCGGCCCGATCGAATCCGAGGAGGGTCTGCACTATCTGCGCCCGGAGACCGCGCAGGGCATCTTCGTGAATTTCGCGAACGTGATGACCACCGCGCGCAAGAAGCCGCCGTTCGGTATCGCGCAGATCGGCAAGAGCTTCCGCAACGAGATCACGCCGGGCAACTTCATCTTCCGCACCCGCGAATTCGAGCAGATGGAGATGGAATTCTTCGTCAAACCGGGTGAGGACGAGCAGTGGCACCAGTACTGGATCGACACCCGGCTGGCCTGGTACACCGACCTGGGCATCACCTCGGAGAACCTGCGCCTCTACGAGCACCCGAAGGAAAAGCTCTCGCACTATTCGACCCGCACGGTCGATATCGAGTACCGCTTCGGCTTCCAGGGCAGCGAATGGGGTGAGCTGGAGGGCGTCGCGAACCGCACCGACTACGACCTGAAGACCCATTCGGAACATTCCGGCACCGACCTGAGCTACTTCGACCAGACCACCAACGAGCGGTACACCCCGTACGTCATCGAGCCGGCCGCGGGTCTGACCCGCTCGCTGATGGCGTTCCTGGTGGACGCGTACGCGGAGGACGAGGCGCCGAATGCCAAGGGCGGCGTCGACACCAGGACGGTGCTGCGGCTGGACCGGCGGCTCTCCCCGGTGAAGGCGGCGGTACTTCCGTTGTCGCGCAATGCCGATCTGACGCCGAAGGCGAAAGATCTTGCGGCGCAACTGCGTAAGAACTGGAATGTGGAATTCGACGACGCGGGCGCGATCGGCCGCCGGTACCGGCGCCAGGACGAGATCGGCACCCCGTTCTGCATCACCGTCGACTTCGACACGCTCGAGGACCAGGCGGTCACCGTGCGCGAGCGGGATTCGATGACGCAGGAACGGATTTCGCTCGACCGGGTCGAGGGTTACCTGGCGCAGCACCTGCTCGGCGCCTGA
- a CDS encoding Dabb family protein, with product MIVLIRRFRFRDELTEDEKAETLRLIRRTVTLGSARFGIVGQCLGDRTDGCTHAYSTGFDDLAALETYLYDPVHLAGDPDIVPHYAKLVLGPDVSDDPDPDLAAKIMAIHDRKLAAYPDYAELMAGIPEVRFL from the coding sequence ATGATCGTGCTGATACGGCGCTTCCGATTCAGGGACGAACTGACCGAGGACGAAAAGGCCGAGACGCTGCGCCTGATTCGCCGCACGGTCACCCTCGGATCGGCGCGATTCGGCATCGTCGGACAGTGTCTCGGCGATCGGACGGACGGCTGCACGCACGCATACAGCACCGGCTTCGACGATCTCGCCGCGCTCGAGACGTATCTCTACGATCCGGTGCATCTGGCCGGCGATCCGGACATCGTCCCGCACTATGCGAAACTCGTACTCGGCCCGGATGTTTCGGATGATCCCGACCCGGATCTGGCCGCGAAGATCATGGCGATCCACGACCGGAAGTTGGCGGCGTATCCGGATTACGCCGAGCTGATGGCGGGGATCCCGGAGGTTCGATTCCTTTGA
- a CDS encoding NADP-dependent oxidoreductase, with amino-acid sequence MARAVKFERYGAIEELKVVDVPTPAAGPGRVVVEVVAAGINPGEAKIRTGSLHQLWPATFPSGEGSDFAGRIVEVGEGVSAFAVGDEVLGFTHERASHATHVSAPADQVTPKPAGLSWEVAGGLFVAGTTAVGATRALAVRPGETIVVAGASGGVGSIAVQLLRRSAALVLGIASERNHEWLRSVGVVPVAYGEGLADRLRAEAPDGIAGFIDAFGGYLDLALELGVPAARIDTIVDMAVAGEYGVLTDGNAAAGTVEVLAELAELAASGELEIPIAAVYPIDEVQAAYRELEQGHTHGKIVLRP; translated from the coding sequence ATGGCACGAGCGGTGAAGTTCGAGCGATACGGCGCGATCGAGGAATTGAAGGTCGTCGACGTGCCGACGCCCGCGGCGGGGCCGGGGCGGGTGGTTGTCGAGGTGGTCGCGGCGGGAATCAACCCGGGCGAGGCCAAGATTCGCACGGGTTCGTTGCACCAGCTGTGGCCCGCCACCTTCCCCTCGGGTGAGGGATCCGATTTCGCGGGACGAATCGTCGAAGTGGGCGAAGGGGTTTCGGCCTTCGCGGTCGGCGACGAGGTGCTGGGATTCACCCATGAGCGGGCCAGCCACGCCACGCACGTTTCCGCACCCGCCGATCAGGTGACGCCGAAGCCCGCGGGATTGTCGTGGGAGGTCGCGGGCGGGTTGTTCGTGGCGGGGACCACCGCGGTCGGCGCGACCCGGGCGCTCGCGGTGCGGCCGGGCGAGACGATTGTCGTCGCAGGCGCCTCCGGCGGTGTCGGTTCCATTGCGGTGCAACTACTTCGGCGGTCCGCTGCCTTGGTGCTCGGCATCGCGAGCGAGCGCAACCACGAGTGGCTGCGTTCGGTGGGCGTGGTCCCGGTCGCCTACGGTGAGGGACTCGCCGATCGCTTGCGTGCCGAAGCGCCTGACGGGATCGCCGGATTCATCGACGCGTTCGGCGGCTATCTCGATCTGGCGCTCGAACTCGGCGTCCCGGCGGCGCGCATCGACACCATCGTCGATATGGCGGTCGCGGGCGAGTACGGCGTGCTCACCGATGGGAACGCTGCGGCCGGTACCGTCGAGGTGCTCGCCGAACTGGCCGAACTGGCCGCGTCCGGCGAGCTCGAGATACCGATCGCCGCCGTATACCCGATCGACGAGGTGCAGGCGGCGTACCGCGAACTCGAACAGGGACATACGCACGGCAAGATCGTGTTGCGTCCCTGA
- a CDS encoding Dabb family protein: MIVHTLRFRFRDEATEAERAAALTAMRQVAAMDSVSYGTVGQCLGDPAAGYTHAFTVGIEDLAALERYMNDPVHLAADPHIAPRLAKLAVGPDLSDDPDPELGAKLLAMHEAKLRKYPDWAELMSTIPEVTVA; this comes from the coding sequence ATGATCGTCCATACCCTGCGCTTCCGGTTCCGCGACGAAGCGACCGAGGCCGAACGCGCCGCCGCGCTGACCGCGATGCGGCAGGTCGCCGCCATGGATTCGGTCAGCTACGGGACCGTCGGCCAATGCCTCGGCGACCCGGCCGCGGGCTACACACACGCCTTCACCGTCGGCATCGAGGATCTGGCCGCGCTCGAGCGGTACATGAACGATCCGGTCCACCTGGCCGCCGACCCGCATATCGCCCCGCGTCTCGCGAAACTGGCTGTCGGCCCGGATCTTTCGGATGACCCGGACCCGGAGCTCGGCGCGAAACTCCTCGCGATGCACGAAGCCAAACTGCGCAAGTACCCGGACTGGGCCGAACTCATGTCCACCATCCCCGAAGTAACCGTCGCCTGA
- a CDS encoding Fur family transcriptional regulator: MPDKTVAPTKPVGVRSTRQRSAIAALLGDIDEFRSAQELHDELRRRGEGIGLTTVYRTLQSLADAGMVDVLRTDSGESVYRQCSSGHHHHLVCRHCGRTVEVEGPTVEAWAESIAGQHGFTEVSHTMEVFGTCRPCGVDGHRSAQ, translated from the coding sequence GTGCCAGACAAGACCGTCGCACCCACCAAACCGGTCGGAGTCCGCAGCACCAGACAGCGCAGCGCCATCGCGGCGCTGCTCGGCGATATCGATGAATTCCGCTCCGCGCAAGAATTGCACGACGAATTGCGCCGTCGCGGTGAGGGAATCGGGCTCACCACGGTTTACCGAACCCTGCAGTCATTGGCCGACGCGGGAATGGTCGATGTATTGCGCACCGATTCCGGCGAGTCGGTTTACCGGCAATGTTCGAGCGGACACCACCACCATCTGGTCTGCCGACACTGCGGCCGCACCGTGGAGGTGGAGGGCCCGACCGTGGAGGCGTGGGCCGAATCCATTGCGGGCCAGCACGGTTTCACCGAGGTGAGCCACACCATGGAGGTCTTCGGCACCTGCCGCCCGTGTGGCGTGGACGGACACCGGTCCGCTCAGTGA
- a CDS encoding PPOX class F420-dependent oxidoreductase, which yields MNDSVIPESHIDLLTRPLYGHLATLNLDGTPQVTPVWQIWDGTHLRFTTTTDRRKAINTKANPHVAISINDPDQPYRYLEVRGVIESIDADPDGEFFDVLARRYGLEYQPPVGDHERRVILVLRPTRTTHQ from the coding sequence ATGAACGACAGCGTCATCCCGGAAAGCCACATCGATCTTCTGACCCGCCCGCTCTACGGTCATCTGGCCACGCTCAACCTCGACGGGACCCCGCAGGTCACCCCGGTATGGCAGATCTGGGACGGCACGCATCTGCGCTTCACCACGACGACCGATCGCCGCAAGGCCATCAACACCAAGGCGAATCCGCACGTCGCGATCAGCATCAACGATCCGGATCAGCCGTACCGCTACCTGGAGGTGCGCGGCGTGATCGAGTCCATCGATGCGGATCCCGACGGCGAATTCTTCGATGTGCTGGCGCGCCGCTACGGGCTCGAATACCAACCGCCGGTGGGCGACCACGAACGCCGCGTGATCCTCGTGCTGCGTCCGACGCGCACCACCCACCAGTGA